DNA from bacterium:
ATTATACTGACAACAATTGCTTCAATCGCTACGATGATTGGGCTTCTGGGGACAACTATCGGGATGATTCGTGCGTTCCAGGCAATGGCGCATGCGGGGGCGCCCGATGCGATACAGCTTGCGAAAGGTGTTTCGGAGGCATTATTTAATACTGCCGGTGGATTAGCCAATGCAATTTTAGGAATTATTGCCAATAACTTTTTTGTAAACAGTGTTGACAAGTTTACTTACGAAATAAGTGAAGTAGTTTATGATACGACAGATGTGTTGGAAAAAACAGGTCAAAAGTGGTAAGATGATTTTATGTTAAAGTCAAACTAAATACAATGGCAATTACAAAAAGACCGCGTAGGAGTATTGTTACGGATATGACACCAATGGTAGACATTGGTTTTTTATTGGTGATTTTCTTTATGTGCACTTATAACGCCCGACCACCGGAAACAGTTGGCGTTGCATTGCCTTTATCGCATTCACCGTTCAAGGTTCCCGAGTCAGACGTTATGATTTTGACGATTATACCTGCGGACTATGCTCTTAGCATTGCTGACAGTATAAATCCTTCCCTTCTAATGCAGACAATATCCCAATACCAGGCACCGGTAAACGAAGGGGGGTTAGGGCTTCGAAGAGAAATAGCGATAGAGAGAGCAATACATGAATTAAAAACCCCGGAAAAATATCGGCAGACGGTCGATGAATCGGCGGCTTTAACGCCTCAACAATTAAAAGCACGTGCAGATAGTTTGATTGTCTGGTGGAATCTGGGAAGAGGTTCTGCTCAACCTATTTCACTAAGTTCTTTAGGTTATGTTATAATGAACGAGAGGATAAAAAATCCACGCATTCATCTTGTGATTAAGGCAGACAAGAATGTGCAGTCAGGTTTTATATTACAGCTTATGGATATACTTCAGGACCCAAACGTTAATATGTTAAGATTTAGTATGATGACAATTCTTCAGGAAGGTTCGGTAGTTTTTGTAAAAGCCGGAGGTTAATAATTATGGCAGCTGTTGAAGGGGCAACAAGAGGTCAAAAAAAACGACGGGGACGGGTAATTAATGACTTGACTCCAATGGTTGACATTGCATTTTTGTTAGTAATATTTTTTATGACAACGACGGTTTTCCGTGAACCGCAAGCAATCGAGATTTCATTACCTCCCAAAGGGAATGTTCCTACAGCACAGTCAAACGTTGTGATTATTTATATTGATTCTTTAAATCAGTTAAAAAAACAATTATCCGATGAGAAACCAACTCCCATAGAATGGGATTCGCTTGAAAGTTACCTCCAACAAGAGGAACGAAAAAACATTGAACGTCAGCCGAATGGTTCCCAATATCTTGCCCAGTTAAAATCCACACCTGAAGGGACGAAACGAGATAGTCTTGATAAATTCATAAAGAAAAGTGTATCAAAGTTAGTTGTGTTAATAGATGTCCAACAAAAATCACTTTACCAATATATGGTAAAACTATTAGATACCGTTCAGCAGGCAGGAATGAGGCGTTTTTGTATTGTTCCCCACATTGAAGAGAAAGCAAAGCCTACCAGGGGAGGTGGCAAATAACGAACGCAATAATTAGTGAAATTTCGCTTTCTACACTTGGGAAAAGAAGCCCTATTGTAAAAAGCGAAGGGAGCCATCTCAGACGTGCGTATTATATAACTAATATATTAATTTTTCTTGTTATTCTATTTTCTTTTTTAGGAATAAAATATCAACAATGGCGTCAGGAAAGAGACAAAATGAATTTAGGTAAAAGGGTAATAAAAATGACTTATGCACAATTAGGTCCGCCACCTTCGATTACCGGGGATGAGAGCACTCCCCAGACAACGGTAAATAGACCGAGCGTGCCAATCGTAGGAACTCCAAAACCGGTTCTTGATGCGGAAGCAACCCAAGAAACTGCGCCAACCCAACAAGACATCGCAGGTAATACTTCTGCCCAGGATACAGGCAGAGGAGATGGAATCCCGGATATAAATGCTTTCGTTCCATGTGAAGTTCAACCTAAACGAATTTCTACGGGCAATGTTAAATATCCGGAAGCTGCTAAAGCTGTTGATGTAAGCGGAACAGTTTTCATTAAAGTTTTGATTGACCTGGATGGAACTGTTATGAAAGTAGTGGTTCTTAGAGGTGTGCATCCACTCCTTGATAGTGCTGCAGTCCAGAGTGCATATAATACTAAATTTAGTGCCGCACTGCAAAACGGTAAACCGGTAAGGGTTTGGATGATGTGGCCCGTTCGTTTTAACCTTGACGAACAGTAGCTTTAATTTGCTTTTATTTTCTGTGAAAATATTTAAACAGGAAGAAAAAGGTCTTTTTCCCTTATTGTTTACAATAATCGCTTTTATAGGCAGCTTATTTTTGATTTCCCCTTCTATGTCCGGTAAATACCCTGTAATACAACTTAAACTCACTGACTGGCTTAATTTGAATTTTACTTTCGATAGTTTAGCGGTTTTTATGGCACTGTGTTCATCTTTTATTGGTGCTTTAATTGTCTTTTATTCTTTCGGTTATATGAAAGATTCCACGCCAGGGCGGGATGTTCCATATCGCCATTTAGGCGAATATTATTCATTTATTGCACTTTTTATTGGTTCAATGTTGGGATTAATTTTTTCCACGAATTTGCTTTTAATGTATATATTCTGGGAAATTACCACAATTTGTTCATGGAGACTAATTGGTTTTTATAGGGAAAAACAACATTTAGCCAACGCCGATAAAGCTTTTTATATTACTTTCTTTGGTTCTGCAATGATGCTTATTGGTATGGAAATAATTTATCAGCAATTCGGCACATTGAATTTAACTCAATTACGAGGAGCGCCTGTTGACAACTTAGCACTTTTACTAATACTTTTGGGTATATTATCAAAATCGGCACAATTGCCTTTCCAGATATGGTTACCTACTGCCGGTGTAGCTCCAAGCCCGGTTACTGCTTTACTTCATGCCGCCGTGTTGGTAAAAATAGGTGTATATGCTTTTGCTCGTATATTCTGCTGGACATTTCATACTCCTATTCCCTGGTCAAACATTGTTCCTGTAATAGCTGTTATTGGCGCTTTTGTATCTGCGTGCTGTGCGTTAGTTGAAAATGATATGAAACGCATTCTGGCGTATTCTACCATTAGCCAGATTGCTTATATTCTTTTGGGACTGTCTCTTAATACTACCGTTGGTATCACTGGTGGATTATTGTTCATACTTGTTCATGGTTTAGGAAAAGCGGGATTGTTTTTATGTGCCGGTGTTGTAGAACATGAAACAAAAGAAAAAGATATTCGTAAGTTGGGCGGGATGTTTAAAACTATGCCTATTGCAGGCATATCTTTTATTCTTTGTGCTTTATCTATTATGGGAATCCCTCCGTTTGGCGGTTTCTGGAGCAAGCTTTTTATTATTACTGCTACGGTTCAGTCCGGACATTTTATTATTGCAGGGGTAGCTATAATTACTGCCATATTAACTATGGTGTATCTGATACGTTTCTTTAATAAAGTTTTTATGGGCGAGCCTACTAATCCGTCTTGTAGGGAGAAGTCTTTTCCTATGCTCTTTACGGTAATGACACTTGGGATACTTGGCCTTGTAGTTGGATGTTTTGTGAAATTACCGTTAAATCTTATCCGGACAGCAGTCGAGCAAATGAAGTAAAGTTATTGGCAATGGAAATAAAAATTAGAAATATAAATGGCGTAAACAGGCATTATAAGAAACATATTACACCTGCATATTGGTAAGTAAGCAATAATTATGGAAAAAATTGAATTAATAATTTTATTAATCCTACCTCTTATTTCAGTTCCTATGGTCTGTTTATTGGGGATGGTATTACGTGAATGGTTTGCAGCTTTTTCTACTTTAGCAATTTTTGTTATTGCTTTAAGGTTACTTCCCGTTGTATTAATAGCGCCTATTAAATTTAATTTTGCAACATTTCCCGTATTAAACACCCCGATGAGTCTGAATTTAGATTTGTTAGCGCTTATAATGGTGTTATTAATTTCTTTCTTAGGTTTTTTAGCTACGCTGTTTTCAATTTCTTACGCAAAAGAGTACAAGAATCTTAATTTTTATTATTCAATGCTTATGCTTTTTATTGGTTCGATGATTGCAACGGTAGTGGCAGGAGATCTCTTCACGTTATTTATATTCTGGGAACTGATGACTTTGTTTGGTCTGTTTCTGGTTATGCATAATCAAACGCAAGTTTCAGTAGATGCCGGAATAAAATTTTTTATTATGACAATAGTCGGCTCAATGTTTATGTTATTAGGAATTATCTTTATTTATTATTCGCAAAACACCGTTGATATTTCTCTCCTTTCAAGCAGGGAATTATTACTTAGTTCAAAAGCTACAAATTGGCTTTTATTATTTTTCTTCATCGGTGCCGGAGTAAAAGCAGGGATGGTTCCTTTACATACATGGTTGCCCGATGCTCATCCGGCTGCACCATCACCAATTTCATCTCTTTTATCAGGGGTGATGATTAAAGTTGGAATTTATTTGATGCTCAGAATATTCTGGCAGATATTTATAACGCCAGTTGTCTGGCAATTCATTCTTTGTGCCATTGGTTCGATTACCATATTAGTAGGAGTATTTATGGCATTAGTTCAGCACGATGCTAAACGACTTCTGGCATATCATAGCGTAAGTCAAATTGGGTATATGATTCTTGGTATCGGAACGGGAACTATTGTTGGTGTTGCCGGTGGATTGTTTCATTTAATGAACCATGCATTATTTAAGGGGCTTCTGTTCCTTTGTATAGGTGCTGTTATTTATCGTGCGAAAACAAGAGATTTATCAAAACTTGGCGGATTGGCAAAATTTATGCCTATTACTTTTGTTACCTGTTTAATTGCATCTTTATCCATTTCCGGAGTTCCTCCTTTTAACGGATTTGTTTCCAAATGGATGATTTATCAGGGAATAATAGAAGGAGGTAGGCAAGGGTTGATATTATGGCCTATCTGGTTAATTGCAGCAACTTTTGGAAGTGCATTGACTCTAGCAAGTTTTACAAAACTTTTGTATGCAATATTTTTAGGGCAATCTACAAACCAGGAAAAAATAGAAATAAAGAAAGAAGTTGATTGGACAATGTGGTTACCAATGATA
Protein-coding regions in this window:
- a CDS encoding biopolymer transporter ExbD — its product is MAAVEGATRGQKKRRGRVINDLTPMVDIAFLLVIFFMTTTVFREPQAIEISLPPKGNVPTAQSNVVIIYIDSLNQLKKQLSDEKPTPIEWDSLESYLQQEERKNIERQPNGSQYLAQLKSTPEGTKRDSLDKFIKKSVSKLVVLIDVQQKSLYQYMVKLLDTVQQAGMRRFCIVPHIEEKAKPTRGGGK
- a CDS encoding biopolymer transporter ExbD, which codes for MAITKRPRRSIVTDMTPMVDIGFLLVIFFMCTYNARPPETVGVALPLSHSPFKVPESDVMILTIIPADYALSIADSINPSLLMQTISQYQAPVNEGGLGLRREIAIERAIHELKTPEKYRQTVDESAALTPQQLKARADSLIVWWNLGRGSAQPISLSSLGYVIMNERIKNPRIHLVIKADKNVQSGFILQLMDILQDPNVNMLRFSMMTILQEGSVVFVKAGG
- a CDS encoding NADH-quinone oxidoreductase subunit M; translation: MEKIELIILLILPLISVPMVCLLGMVLREWFAAFSTLAIFVIALRLLPVVLIAPIKFNFATFPVLNTPMSLNLDLLALIMVLLISFLGFLATLFSISYAKEYKNLNFYYSMLMLFIGSMIATVVAGDLFTLFIFWELMTLFGLFLVMHNQTQVSVDAGIKFFIMTIVGSMFMLLGIIFIYYSQNTVDISLLSSRELLLSSKATNWLLLFFFIGAGVKAGMVPLHTWLPDAHPAAPSPISSLLSGVMIKVGIYLMLRIFWQIFITPVVWQFILCAIGSITILVGVFMALVQHDAKRLLAYHSVSQIGYMILGIGTGTIVGVAGGLFHLMNHALFKGLLFLCIGAVIYRAKTRDLSKLGGLAKFMPITFVTCLIASLSISGVPPFNGFVSKWMIYQGIIEGGRQGLILWPIWLIAATFGSALTLASFTKLLYAIFLGQSTNQEKIEIKKEVDWTMWLPMILLAGLCVVFGVFAFSVPLKHLVFPSIFLTSKGAPMIDFIGFWSPGMATTLILVGIILGMIVFFFGKVGKVRKTEAFIGGEKLLPENKVTGVDFYKTVKDMNYFDKTYHRALSGVYDLYPQALSGMNEVALITFRYIDRAIARFYEIIVEIIFGLGKFVKGFSVRLIIGLAAFLIISIAIRMPMLREITACAIMLVGALLALVENNIKKFILYSGLSQLGYVLLAIGLPVLASEGLGVGIFYLITALSGWLLIIVGLKSLSSGYLKVNKNTGSTGNEIINLEGLAERMPFSTAVFIIGGLSLIGIPPLSGFISKFHLCSITWSIHPVYSLAIVLADLFTLGYILRISRVLLFRETKFIAKENGSVIAIGILLIIVCLMLNFYSEQIIKFFTIGN
- a CDS encoding NADH-quinone oxidoreductase subunit L, which encodes MKIFKQEEKGLFPLLFTIIAFIGSLFLISPSMSGKYPVIQLKLTDWLNLNFTFDSLAVFMALCSSFIGALIVFYSFGYMKDSTPGRDVPYRHLGEYYSFIALFIGSMLGLIFSTNLLLMYIFWEITTICSWRLIGFYREKQHLANADKAFYITFFGSAMMLIGMEIIYQQFGTLNLTQLRGAPVDNLALLLILLGILSKSAQLPFQIWLPTAGVAPSPVTALLHAAVLVKIGVYAFARIFCWTFHTPIPWSNIVPVIAVIGAFVSACCALVENDMKRILAYSTISQIAYILLGLSLNTTVGITGGLLFILVHGLGKAGLFLCAGVVEHETKEKDIRKLGGMFKTMPIAGISFILCALSIMGIPPFGGFWSKLFIITATVQSGHFIIAGVAIITAILTMVYLIRFFNKVFMGEPTNPSCREKSFPMLFTVMTLGILGLVVGCFVKLPLNLIRTAVEQMK
- a CDS encoding TonB family protein, with the translated sequence MNLGKRVIKMTYAQLGPPPSITGDESTPQTTVNRPSVPIVGTPKPVLDAEATQETAPTQQDIAGNTSAQDTGRGDGIPDINAFVPCEVQPKRISTGNVKYPEAAKAVDVSGTVFIKVLIDLDGTVMKVVVLRGVHPLLDSAAVQSAYNTKFSAALQNGKPVRVWMMWPVRFNLDEQ